The genomic DNA CGCACAGCCAACCCAGACCGAACTTGCCGAACAGCTGGCCGATCATGCACACGGTCACGCCCATGGCGCCCACGGCCGCGCCCAGCGCGCCGGTGGATGCATAGGACGAGAACTGCTGCATCATGCCGGCGGCGATGACGAAGAAGCCTGCCATGATGATGAGCAGCCACAGCGCCGGGTTCTTGCGAGCCTGCGCGGCCGTGGCGCCTTCGTCAGCGGCGACGTCGATGACGGACTTGGCCTCGGACTTCGCGGACGCAACTTCGGCGGCGCCGTAGCCCCAGGGAAGCACGCCCATCTTCTCGGGCGACTCGCGCAGCAGCGCGGCGGTCAGCACGACGGACGCGACGAGCGCGATCACGCTGATGATGATACGGGCGGTGTGCCAGCCGTAGCCGCTGATCCAGCCCTGGATGACCGGGCTCATGAACGCGCCCAGCAGCGACGCGCACACGCCGATGACGCCGATGACGGTGCCGTTGCTCTTAGCGAACCAACGGTTGATGAACGTCGGCGTGGCGATGTACATCCAGAACGCGGCGGACGCGCCGTACAGCACGCCGTACACGTTCCACTGCCACGGCTCGGTGAACCAAGCACAGGCCAGCGAAGCCAAGCCGAAGACGGCGGCCGCGGCGGTCATCACCCAGCGAGGGTTGAACCTGGAGATGAGCTTGCCGGCGAACGGCGTGCAGATAGCCGCCACCCACGGCTGGATGGACATGTACAGCGTCGCGTCGGTGCGCGACCAGCCGAACTCTTCCATGACGGGCGATGCGAACAAACCGGCCTGGTTCGCCACGACGCCCAAGGGGATGGCGTAGAAGGCTACGCAGGCGACGGCGATCGCCCATGCGTAGTTGCTGCCCTTCATTGTTTCAGTTCCCATAGTGCCTCCTTTGTTTTACCTGAGAATCCCCAACGCCATAGCGATATGCAAAATCCGTGCCATCGTTAGGGCGCCAGAGGGTTCCCCTCTCTTTTCTCGCGGCGACGCGGCCCCGGTTCGAACGCGCCGGGGCCGCGCCGTCCGCCGTCGAGCTACTCGCCCTTGCGCAGCACCCCCTTCTCGTACAGCAACTCGATCTCCTTTTCCGAATAGCCGAATTCCTCGAGCACGTCCTGCGTGTCGGCGTCGTACTTCGCCCCTCCGCGCACGATCTTGCCGGGATGCTTCTTGAAGCGC from Eggerthella lenta DSM 2243 includes the following:
- a CDS encoding MFS transporter, translated to MGTETMKGSNYAWAIAVACVAFYAIPLGVVANQAGLFASPVMEEFGWSRTDATLYMSIQPWVAAICTPFAGKLISRFNPRWVMTAAAAVFGLASLACAWFTEPWQWNVYGVLYGASAAFWMYIATPTFINRWFAKSNGTVIGVIGVCASLLGAFMSPVIQGWISGYGWHTARIIISVIALVASVVLTAALLRESPEKMGVLPWGYGAAEVASAKSEAKSVIDVAADEGATAAQARKNPALWLLIIMAGFFVIAAGMMQQFSSYASTGALGAAVGAMGVTVCMIGQLFGKFGLGWLCDHTGARVSGVVASIFGAAGIAIVLFSVDNAMMFYVGVFLFGIGFAALNIVPPMACRQAFGQKDYANIFSMVATGLNVFSGFSALIYAQIFDITGSFAGCFYLIIGFYVVTLICSLVIVPMGRRSWAKK